Within Bacillus sp. Marseille-Q1617, the genomic segment GCGTGTGATCAATGTACCGAAACGCGGAGTCGGTGCGACCTCAATTGATAAAATCGCCCGCTACTCGCAGGATCATGATATTTCCATGTTCTCTGCGCTAGAGGAAGCAGATTTTATCGGACTCAGCCCGAAAATCACGAAAGCAGTGATTGAATTCAAGGAAATGATCAAAGGCTATACAGGTATGCAGGAGTATTTATCGGTCACCGAACTCGTAGAAGAAATTCTTGAGAAATCCGGCTACACGGATATGCTGAAAGCAGAAAAATCCATCGAGTCCCAAAGCAGACTGGAAAACCTGGATGAGTTCCTGTCCGTAACGAAAAGCTTTGAGCAATCGAATGATGATAAGAGTCTGGTAGCCTTCTTGACGGACCTGGCACTGGTTGCGGATATCGATAAGCTGGATGAAGATGACCAGCCTAAGGAATCGGTCATCCTGATGACCCTCCATGCTGCGAAAGGGCTTGAATTCCCTGTCGTATTCTTGATGGGGATGGAAGAAGGTGTGTTCCCTCACAGCCGTTCACTGATGGAAGAAGACGAAATGGAAGAAGAACGCCGCCTAGCATATGTGGGGATCACGCGTGCGGAAGAAGAGCTTTATATGACAAATGCACAGATGAGGACCCTGTTCGGTCAGACGAAAATGAACCCCGTATCAAGGTTCATCAGTGAAATCCCTGCAGACCTGCTGGATGATGTCATGGCCGAAAGCAAGAGTAAAGGCCCATTCTCTTCACCGTTTGGCAGACCAGCCGGAAACGGCCCTTCCCGTCCTGCACCAAGGAAGCCTGTCACCCGTCCTGTCGTCCAAAAGACAACCGGCGGCGAATCAGTATCCTGGCAGGTCGGCGACAAGGCATCCCACAAAAAATGGGGCACAGGCACCGTCGTAAGCGTAAAGGGTTCAGGCGACAGCGTCGAACTCGACATCGCCTTCCCAAGCCCAACCGGAATCAAACGCCTATTGGCAAAGTTCGCTCCGATAGAAAAAGCATGATAAGCAATTTAGCTGCGATAAAAGATAGATTGATCTAAGGCTGATTCCAGCTGTTGATTGGAGTGCGAGACGAAGACTCCTATCAGAAAAGCGGAAGGGCTTTGCTCAGAGGCGTGTGGCATAAGACGAATCGGCCACGAAGGCGTTTTTTGCCTTCTTGGTCGGTTTGGCTTATGACATGTGCCTCTAAGCCCTGCAGCTAGACAGTTAACCTCGGAGGCTCCCCGCTCGCCCGCGGAAAGCGAAGTCTTGCACGGAAATCAACAGCGGTGTTCAATGTACGGTCAATTTAAACAAACGTTTGATTAACAACAAATAACGTTGATAAATCAACGATCACAGAGTTAAACACTTGTTTAATAAACGTGAAGATTAGCAAGAAAGGGTTGTTAGAATGGATCAACAATCGGCTGAAAAACGTGTACAGGAACTGCATGAATTATTGAATCAATATAATTATGAATATCATGTCCTTGATAAACCCTCAGTGCCGGATTCAGAATATGATCAGCTGTTGCGAGAGCTTATCGACCTCGAGGATCAATACCCTGAATTACAAACTTCCGACTCACCTTCTCAAAGAGTCGGAGGCACGATCCTTGATGCATTTGAAAAAGTAGAGCACCGCAGTCAAATGCTGAGTTTGGGGAACGCCTTCAATGAAGAGGATCTCCGTGATTTTGACCGGCGTGTCCGTCAGGCGGTCGGCGATGGTTTTTCCTATGTCTGTGAGCTCAAGATTGACGGCTTGGCCGTTTCCCTGCGTTATGAAAAAGGAGTGTTTGTACAGGGTGCCACCCGCGGAGATGGGTCGATTGGGGAGGATATTACATCGAATCTGAAGACGATCCGTTCGATTCCATTAAAGATCAAAGAACCTCTTTCGTTTGAAGTACGCGGGGAAGCCTTCATGCCGAAACGCTCATTTGAAGCCTTAAATAAAGTGAAAGAGGAAAAAGGGGAAGAACCGTTCGCGAATCCCCGCAATGCCGCCGCAGGTTCATTGCGTCAGCTGGATCCTAAAATAGCCGCTTCACGAAATCTTGATATCTACCTATATGCCCTTGCTGACATTGGTGATACAGGGATAGACTCTCACAGTGAGGGCCTCGATCAATTAGATAAGCTTGGTTTCAAGACGAACCCTGAACGCAAGCGCTGTGCTGATATTGAAGAAGTGCTGGAATATGTGGAAAGCTGGACGGAGAGACGTCCGGATCTTTCGTATGATATCGATGGAATCGTCATTAAAGTTGATTCATTGGAACAGCAGAAAGAACTTGGGACAACAGCTAAAAGCCCGCGCTGGGCCATAGCATTCAAGTTTCCTGCAGAAGAAGTCATCACGATATTGAAAGAAATCGAACTGAGTGTCGGACGCACCGGAGTGGTTACTCCCACTGCCATTCTTGAACCTGTAAGGGTTGCCGGTACAACGGTTCAGCGTGCTTCCCTGCACAACGAGGATCTCATCAGGGAAAAAGATATCAAAATCGGAGATCATGTGGTCATTAAAAAAGCGGGGGACATCATCCCTGAAGTGGTAAATGTACTGGAAGAAAAGAGAACAGGCGATGAACAGGAATTCAGTATGCCGACTCATTGTCCTGAATGTGAAAGTGAGCTTGTGAGGCTTGAGGGGGAAGTGGCGCTTCGCTGTATCAACCCTAAATGTCCTGCTCAGATCCGTGAAGGTCTTATCCACTTTGTCTCCAGAAATGCGATGAATATCGATGGGCTTGGAGAAAAGGTCATCAGTCAGCTGTTCAGGGAGCAATTGATTGTAGATGTGGCAGACCTTTATAAATTGGAGCGTGACCAGCTGCTTCAACTGGAGCGGATGGGTGAGAAGTCGGTGGATAACCTCCTCCAGGCTATCGGCGCATCGAAAAAGAATTCACTCGAGAAACTTTTGTTCGGGCTGGGGATCCGTCACGTAGGGGCGAAAGCAGCCAAGACCCTTGCCCAGGAGTTTGGGAATATGGATCGACTGATGGAGGTTTCCAAAGAAGAGCTGACGAACATCAACGAAATCGGGGAGAAAATGGCCGATGCAGTCGTGGCTTATTTTGAAAATGATGAAGTCAAAGAGCTGGTTCAGGAGCTTAAAGATGCTGGGGTTAATATGGAATATAAAGGTCCCAAGCCTGTGGCGGCAAATGAATCGGATTCTTACTTTGCAGGAAAGACCATCGTATTGACGGGGAAAATTGAACAATTGAGCCGGAACGAAGCGAAAGAAAAGATTGAAATGCTCGGGGGTAAAGTGACGGGAAGCGTAAGCAAGAAAACAGATCTTGTCATAGCTGGAGAAGATGCAGGCTCAAAACTCAAAAAGGCAAACGAGCTCGAGATAGAAGTCTGGGACGAGGATAAGCTGATGGAAGAACTTAACCGATAAGAGGTGTAGAAAGTAATGAAAAAAAGGCTATCGGCAGCTTTAGCCGCCTTATTGATTTTGGGAGGCTGTGCACCGACGTTTGAAAAGCAGGATCAAGTCGTTCAGGAAAATCAGGATAGTGAATCGAAGAAGGCGATCATTCCTAACTTTCAAATTTCAAACGATTATTATAAGACCATGCTTCCTTATGATACTAGTAAAACACGTGGAATAGTCGTGAATGACCTTGGCTCACGATATGATATAAACGAAATAGAGAATGGTTTGCTGCGTGTTGCCCAAAGACGTTTTTCAACCGATGATTATTTTTTCAAAGAAGGGCAATTCTTAACCAAGAAGACGATCGACAGCTGGCTTCAGCGTAAGTTCACAAGTGAACAGCTTGCCGAAAAAAAGCTGAAGGAAAGCGACAATCTTGGCTTGAATCCAGTGCAGACAAAAGGAAACAATGCCCCGATCTATTTAGCTCATATTGTTGAACATAATTACTTGATAAAAAAAGAAGATGACAACAAAGTGCAGCTTGGAGGCTTGGTCATTGCCCTGTCGCTGAATTCCGTCAATTATGAGACCAATCTCAGCAATGGAACGAGAACCGTCAAAAATATCAG encodes:
- a CDS encoding CamS family sex pheromone protein produces the protein MKKRLSAALAALLILGGCAPTFEKQDQVVQENQDSESKKAIIPNFQISNDYYKTMLPYDTSKTRGIVVNDLGSRYDINEIENGLLRVAQRRFSTDDYFFKEGQFLTKKTIDSWLQRKFTSEQLAEKKLKESDNLGLNPVQTKGNNAPIYLAHIVEHNYLIKKEDDNKVQLGGLVIALSLNSVNYETNLSNGTRTVKNISNEVLKEQGAKMAEEVLKRLRQREELRNVPIMIALYKQAPKQQVVPGQFFGYTTVEAGTDAIQNWEGINEEYYIFPSPEAAENHPNDNKIFQDLKKEIEEYFPVFTGITGEALYQNQELTDMKLEVALTFNGKTETVGFARHLSNLIGKNTPESWNVEMLINSSYGPEALVVKKKGSKETYLHIYE
- the ligA gene encoding NAD-dependent DNA ligase LigA; this encodes MDQQSAEKRVQELHELLNQYNYEYHVLDKPSVPDSEYDQLLRELIDLEDQYPELQTSDSPSQRVGGTILDAFEKVEHRSQMLSLGNAFNEEDLRDFDRRVRQAVGDGFSYVCELKIDGLAVSLRYEKGVFVQGATRGDGSIGEDITSNLKTIRSIPLKIKEPLSFEVRGEAFMPKRSFEALNKVKEEKGEEPFANPRNAAAGSLRQLDPKIAASRNLDIYLYALADIGDTGIDSHSEGLDQLDKLGFKTNPERKRCADIEEVLEYVESWTERRPDLSYDIDGIVIKVDSLEQQKELGTTAKSPRWAIAFKFPAEEVITILKEIELSVGRTGVVTPTAILEPVRVAGTTVQRASLHNEDLIREKDIKIGDHVVIKKAGDIIPEVVNVLEEKRTGDEQEFSMPTHCPECESELVRLEGEVALRCINPKCPAQIREGLIHFVSRNAMNIDGLGEKVISQLFREQLIVDVADLYKLERDQLLQLERMGEKSVDNLLQAIGASKKNSLEKLLFGLGIRHVGAKAAKTLAQEFGNMDRLMEVSKEELTNINEIGEKMADAVVAYFENDEVKELVQELKDAGVNMEYKGPKPVAANESDSYFAGKTIVLTGKIEQLSRNEAKEKIEMLGGKVTGSVSKKTDLVIAGEDAGSKLKKANELEIEVWDEDKLMEELNR